A stretch of the Lolium perenne isolate Kyuss_39 chromosome 3, Kyuss_2.0, whole genome shotgun sequence genome encodes the following:
- the LOC127344318 gene encoding NDR1/HIN1-like protein 10, with protein MMKQPQQDQDGIHVDAGDAPGSDAPPRPSRRRRMSPLRIFIIAFLAVCALVGVIALLIWLIYRPSNIQVSVDAATLSRFSVNSTATPPALSFNLTAGLIITNPNARVAVYYDLLRAEGIYLGERFDRIALPISFQPANRADVVRAVLAGTSAAAGGEQTAKSAFYPVDLWLDGVVRYRYGRLMRTAASTLSVKCPLVLQLMVASGTVECTVNL; from the coding sequence ATGATGAAGCAACCGCAGCAAGACCAAGACGGCATCCACGTCGACGCCGGCGACGCGCCCGGCTCCGACGCCCCTCCTCgtccctcgcgccgccgccgcatgAGCCCGCTGCGCATCTTTATCATAGCCTTCCTCGCCGTCTGCGCACTCGTCGGCGTCATCGCGCTCCTCATCTGGCTCATCTACCGCCCCAGCAACATCCAGGTCTCCGTGGACGCCGCGACGCTGTCCCGGTTCAGCGTGAACTCGACGGCGACCCCGCCGGCGCTGTCGTTCAACCTCACCGCCGGCCTGATCATCACGAACCCGAACGCGCGGGTGGCCGTCTACTACGACCTGCTGCGCGCCGAGGGCATCTACCTGGGCGAGCGCTTCGACCGGATCGCCCTGCCCATCTCGTTCCAGCCCGCCAACCGCGCCGACGTGGTGCGGGCCGTGCTCGCCGGGACCTCGGCCGCCGCCGGCGGTGAGCAGACGGCCAAGAGCGCCTTCTACCCTGTGGATCTGTGGCTCGACGGTGTCGTGCGGTACAGGTACGGCAGGCTGATGAGGACGGCGGCCAGCACGCTGTCCGTCAAGTGCCCGCTGGTGCTGCAACTCATGGTCGCATCGGGAACGGTCGAGTGTACTGTGAATTTGTGA